One uncultured Carboxylicivirga sp. genomic window, CGATATATGGATACACCACAGGAAAATCCGGAAGGATACGAAAAGTCAAATCTTAACAACAAAGTAAATCAGCTTGAAGGTCGTTTAATGGTGATTCATGGGGCAATTGACCCAACTGTTGTTTGGCAGCATAGCCTTTCTTTTGTTTGTGAATGTGTAAAGAATGGTGTTCAGTTAGATTATTTTGTTTATCCCCGTCATGAGCATAATGTTCGCGGACATGATCGTATCCACCTGATGGAGAAAGTGAGTCGTTATTTTGACGATTTTTTATAAAAAGAACATAGAACACTATTAAAGTTTTAATTACTTCATAAGGTATCATTAAAATGCCTTGACCTATTCTGTATATTCGGCTGTGCAAATACGCACGGCCGTTTTTATTTTTCAATAACTTGAAATAATGATTATTGAAACAAGAACATTCAAAAACTATTTAAAGGTATCTTCTTTGAGTGCACCTGGAACAAAATCATCAAAGCGGGGTGTTGATTCACCACTGATTCTTAAATCAAATGGGATTGAGCCATTTGGAAGCAGAGGTAACCAGGCTAATCGGATTTCAATGGTTCTGAATACCAGTTTGTTGTTGATAAGTCGAACAGCTGCACCTAAGCTGGTTTGGTAATTCTGTTTAAGCAGGTTGTTTTTCCCATTACCTATTATTCCCAGATCGGCAAAGCTTAATATCATCAGATTGAATCCTGCCAGTCGATGTTTTGTAAACAATACATTTTCGGTTTTTATCACCAGTCTTTCCTTACCTGTCAGGTTTTTATCGTTGAAACTTGTTACGCCACCAGCTTTTTCAGTAAGGAAAAGAAACTCATTTTCGTAACGGTTAAAACCTTTGATATATTTAATTTCTATGAAGTTTCGAAACTGATTATTTCCAACATTAAACAAACGACTGATATATTTACTTCTAACAATAAGTTCACCCTGTTCACTCTGCCCATTATTGAAAAATGAACCTGCTTCTAAACTTCCATATATGTATCCTTTATTGGGAATTATGGCTTTACCGAATGAAAAATGACTTCTTAAATAGGGTCTGTTCATTGAGGGAGTGTGGTTGACTCCATAGGTGATAGTTGCCATAAAACCATGTGGCACATCCTCGATACGTTCGTAATTGTATATTTTATTGTTTTGATAATAATTGCGTTTTGAAAAGGTAACAGAACCAAAGTAATAGTAATTGTTGCCAATTGCATCACTATTGAAGACTGTATCATTAACATTAAAAAAATCAGAATGCGCATACTGACCTATCAGATAGATGTGTGATTGGTCGAAGTAATTTTGAGTTTCAAGCTTAAATGAGCGTCCTATCCAGATTCGGGTGTATCTATAATCAAGGTAATGATCCCATCGAGCAGCAGAAAAAACCGGATGAGTTATGTTTCTGTAAGACCTGTTGAATAAGGCTCCTCCTGCAAATTTTAAATCGGAAATGTAAAAGCTTCGATCGGCCTTAAAAGAGAAGGAATGATTGTTTATCATATCTATGTAGTTGGCCTCCATGTTAATTCTCGTTCGGTTGAAATTATTGATGGAGACCTGTTCGCTGTTACCAATCCGCGAACCAAAATCATAGGCTGTTGTATGAGAAAAGCCAACGCCATTACCTGTCAGATTTCGTGAGTAAAGAGTTACTTCTGGCGATGAAATATTACCTCCGGCAGAAAAAGCATGAGGGAATCGATCTCTTGTAATTACAAATAGATCCACTTTTGTAGTGTCACGGCTATTAATGTCAACCATTATTTTTGCATCAGCAATAAAATTCAGTTGACGCAACAAGCGTTCGCTTTCAAAAACACTTTGAGGATCAAATTTCATTCCTTCCGTTATAGTCATGTTTTTGCGAATAATACGCTTTGAGGTAGTAAAACGAAGGTTATTACCTGTTCTTTCAATCCAGCTATTCGCTTGTTTAGTTGTGTCTTCAATCGAGGTGCCAAAGGGATCGAGCCTTGTAATATGGATAACAGCTATTTCTTTCTCACTTACACGATTATATTCTTTTAAATAATCAATTGATCTTTCTTTTGAGGTAGTATCATTGTCCCTAATTAATAAACCTCCTACCCATTGGTTGAATTTATTTTTCGATCTACGCTGATTGATGTATTCCAGAATTGGATCAGTATTATGAATTGAGTCTGACTGATTAGTAAAAGTTAGTGGTATAATTGTAATAACTGTATCTCTTTTAATGGTGTCATTCATATATTTTGGAGGATGAGAAATATCAACAGCCATGACTTGTGCCATATACAGATAGCCCAAAATATATGAAATCAGCTTTTTCATTGGTTAGAAATACTATGTAAAAATAAGAGTTCCCTTTGAAATGATGTAGCAATAAATGACAATTCGTCGGATTTGATCTTTTATTGCTGAAAAAATGACCTGTTTAAATACTTATTGAATGACATAATGACTTGAAATATAGTTTGGTAGATCTTTTGAAGCGTATTCGGAAAAGATAATAATTATGAACTTAAAAAATTTCACAATAAAAGCACAGGAAGTCATTCAGCAGGCTGCTCAAATTGCTGTTGGTAAACAACATCAGGCAATTGAGCCCGGACATCTGCTAATGGCCGTTCATCAGGTGGATCAGTCCATCATTGATTTTTTGGTAAAGAAAAATGGATTGAATGATTACACTCATGTTCTAAATTCAGTTGTTGATTCATATCCTAAAGTGGCAGGAGGTGAGCCATACTTATCACGACCGGCTTCCGAAGTCTTGCAAAAAGCTACCGATGCTTCCAAGAAGCATGGTGATCAGTTTGTTAGTCTGGAATTTTTGTTGCTTGGACTTTTACAAGTGAAGAGTGACGTTTCATCTATGCTGAAAGATGCTGGACTAACCGAAAAAGGATTAATTGTTGCCATTGAAGAGTTACGTCAGGGAGCAAAGGTGAATAGCTCAACAGCTGAAGATACCTATCAGACATTGAATCGCTTCGCCATCAACCTGAATGAAAGAGCGCGTAATGGAAAACTCGATCCTGTAATCGGTCGGGATGAAGAGATTCGCCGAGTCTTACAGATTTTATCTCGTCGTACTAAAAATAATCCTATTCTGGTAGGTGAGCCAGGTGTTGGTAAAACAGCAATTGCCGAAGGTTTGGCTCAGCGTATTATCAATGGAGATGTGCCAGAGAATCTAAAGAGTAAAGAGATTTATTCCCTGGATATGGGTGCTTTGGTTGCAGGTGCCAAGTACAAAGGAGAGTTTGAAGAACGATTGAAAGGTGTGGTGAAAGAGGTAGAGAATGCTGATGGAGAGATCATTCTTTTTATTGATGAGATACATACTTTAGTAGGTGCTGGTAAGGGCGAAGGAGCTATGGATGCGGCCAACATTCTGAAGCCTGCTCTGGCGAGAGGCGAATTAAGGGCTGTTGGTGCAACTACTCTGGGCGAGTTTCAGAAATTTTTTGAAAAAGATAAGGCTCTAGAACGTCGCTTCCAGATGGTGATGGTAAACGAACCTGATGTGTTGAGTTCTATCTCCATCCTTCGGGGATTGAAAGAAAGATATGAAACTCATCATAAGGTGCGTATCAAAGATGAAGCGATTATATCTGCTGTAGAATTATCTGATCGTTATATTTCTGATCGGTTTCTGCCTGATAAAGCCATCGATTTGATGGATGAGGCAGCCAGTCGATTGCGTTTGGAGATGAATTCAGTTCCTGAAGAGGTGGATGAAGTAGAACGTAGGATTAAGCAACTGGAGATAGAGAGAGAGGCCATCAAGCGTGAGAATGATACAGTGAAGCTTGATGATTTAAATCGGGAGATCTCCGAACTGAAGGAAGAGCGAACTACTCTGCGCGCTGCATGGGAAGCCGAAAAAGCTATAATTGACAAGATTCAGCAGAATAAAAGTGATATAGAGCATTACCGTTTTGAAGCAGATAAAGCTGAGCGTGAAGGTTTATATGATAAAGTGGCCGAGTTACGCTATGGTAGAATAAAAGAGGCAGAAGAAAATATAGAAAGACTTAAATGTGAACTTGCCGACCTTCAAAAGGATAATGTGATGATCAAGGAAGAGGTGGATGCTGAAGATGTGGCTCACATTGTAAGTCGTTGGACAGGTATACCGGTTTCAAAAATGGTGAAGTCTGAGAAGATGAAATTGTTAAGTCTGGAGGATGAACTGCATAAACGGGTTATTGGACAGAATGAAGCAATTGATGCGGTAGCCAATGCTGTTCGGCGCAGTCGTGCAGGATTGCAGGATGCTAACCGCCCCATCGGGTCATTTATTTTTCTGGGTTCAACAGGTGTTGGTAAAACCGAATTAGCAAAAGCTCTGGCGGAGTTCTTATTTGATGACGAAAATCA contains:
- the clpB gene encoding ATP-dependent chaperone ClpB, encoding MNLKNFTIKAQEVIQQAAQIAVGKQHQAIEPGHLLMAVHQVDQSIIDFLVKKNGLNDYTHVLNSVVDSYPKVAGGEPYLSRPASEVLQKATDASKKHGDQFVSLEFLLLGLLQVKSDVSSMLKDAGLTEKGLIVAIEELRQGAKVNSSTAEDTYQTLNRFAINLNERARNGKLDPVIGRDEEIRRVLQILSRRTKNNPILVGEPGVGKTAIAEGLAQRIINGDVPENLKSKEIYSLDMGALVAGAKYKGEFEERLKGVVKEVENADGEIILFIDEIHTLVGAGKGEGAMDAANILKPALARGELRAVGATTLGEFQKFFEKDKALERRFQMVMVNEPDVLSSISILRGLKERYETHHKVRIKDEAIISAVELSDRYISDRFLPDKAIDLMDEAASRLRLEMNSVPEEVDEVERRIKQLEIEREAIKRENDTVKLDDLNREISELKEERTTLRAAWEAEKAIIDKIQQNKSDIEHYRFEADKAEREGLYDKVAELRYGRIKEAEENIERLKCELADLQKDNVMIKEEVDAEDVAHIVSRWTGIPVSKMVKSEKMKLLSLEDELHKRVIGQNEAIDAVANAVRRSRAGLQDANRPIGSFIFLGSTGVGKTELAKALAEFLFDDENQMTRIDMSEYQERHSVSRLIGAPPGYVGYDEGGQLTEAVRRKPYSVVLLDEIEKAHPDVFNILLQVLDDGRLTDNKGRVVDFKNTIVVMTSNAGSHLIQQRLSDNTDLSVDKIESTKNEVFELLKQTIRPEFLNRIDEVIMFTPLSKEEITQIVDLQFRSLKKRLAAMDVSISITDAATQWIAAAGFDPLFGARPIKRALQRYLINDLSKSLLADEITKDAEIVVDVEDDHLVFRNA